Below is a window of Planococcus rifietoensis DNA.
GGACAGTGTGTGAAAAAGCATGCGCGTGCAGCTGCGGCAAGACTGCCATCTTGCGGGCCAGTTCCTTGGCTGGGAAATCGCCAACCGGCTTGCCGTCGATCCGGACAACGCCGGATGTCGGCTCCAAGACGCCGCTGATTAATTTCATCAAGGTAGATTTGCCGCTGCCATTCGGTCCCAGTATGCCAAGCATGCGGCCTTTTTCAACACCGAATGAAATGCGATCGACAATTTTCTTGTCGCCATAGCCGCCTGACAACTTTTCAATTTGTAACATTTAAAGCCCTCCTCTGCGCTGTCGGAAAAAGATGAATGCAAAGACCGGCGCTCCGATAAATGCGGTAATCACACCAATCGGCAATTCGGTCGGTGAAATGATCGTCCGCGCCACCAGGTCGCAAACGATTAAAAGCGCAGCCCCGTTAATGAACGATAACGGCAAGACATGGCGGTGGTCAGAGCCCCATACGAGGCGCGTGATGTGCGGAACGACCAAGCCGACAAATCCGATGGTTCCAGATACGGCAACTGCTGATCCCGTGAGGACCGATCCACCGATCAAAATCGCCATCTTGCTCTTCTTGACGTCTACACCCAAATGTTGTGCACGTTCTTCCCCGAACAGCATCGCGTTTAATTCACGGCGGTAAAGCCATAAGACGAATGAACCGACAAGCACAAACGGCAGCGCCATCTGGACGTAGGGCCAGCCGCGCATCGACACGCTGCCAAGCAGCCAGCCGATGATCTGGCGCAGTTCTTCACCGGTCAACGCAATCATCAAAGACATGATCGACCCCAGGAATGAACTGAAGATGATGCCGGTCAAAATAACTGTTTCCATCTTCATCGACCGGTCGACAAGCCGCGCAAAGCCCATGACGGCGAGCATCGTGATCAATGCGCCGATCATGCTGATGACCGGCAAGGTGAACAGGCCGAGAAACGGAATGGAGATGCCGAAAAAAAGCGTCATCACGGCACCGACAGCGGCACCGGACGACACTCCCAAAGTATATGGATCAGCGAGCGGGTTTTTCAGCAAGCCTTGAAAAGCTGCGCCCGCAATCGCAAGTGCCGCACCGACTAGTCCCGCAAGCACCACACGCGGCATGCGGATATTCCATAAGATATTAGCCGCTGCTTCGTCCGATGAAGGATTCCAGATAACCGCCGGTGAAATTGGCACCGTCCCGACCGTCACTCCGAGCACTACTGCCCCGCCCAATAAAATCAGGGAGACTACATAGGCTAGTGCAGATTTACTCACTGAAGGTCTCCGGATAAATCACTTCTGCCAAAGTCATCAAGCCTTCCGTCAAACGCGGGCCTGGACGCGTGACAGTATCGGGGTTCAATTCATAAATGGCATCTTCTTGCACGGCCGTCACATCTGCATAACCGCTGCGCTCTTTGATCAATTCAGCAGCATTTTCGATATAACCGCCTTCTGTCGTGATGATGATTTCAGGGTTTGCCGCAACGACTGCTTCCGGATCCATGCTAATCCAGCCTTCTTGATCACCCGCGACATTTTCAGCTTGGATCATCGTCAGCATTTCGTGGATGAACGTACCTGTCCCAGCTGTATAAAGTTCCGGTTCGCTGCCAATCTCCACGAAGACCGATTTGGATTCGTCGACACCAGCCGCCAGTTCTTCAACTTCTGCGACTTGCGCTTCCATTTCTTCAATTAACCCGTCCGCTGCTTCCACCGCACCTGACACTTGGCCGATGACAGAAATCGTTTCATAGACTTCATCAAATGTTTCTGCGTTTTCTACCACAAAGACATTCAATCCAGCATCACGCAACTGTTGATACCCTTCAGTTCCCATGCCGAGCCCTGATTCATGGGCTAAAACGACATCTGGCTGCAGGCTGATGATTTTCTCTACATTGAATTCCTGGCCGCCGATTTTTTCTAGATCCGCTACTTCTTCGGGATAATTGTCAAAATCCGAAACGCCGACCATTTTTTCGCCCAACCCGAGTTCATAAGCGATCTCTGTATTGGAAGGAATCATCGAAACGAATGATTCTGGTTCTTC
It encodes the following:
- a CDS encoding FecCD family ABC transporter permease, with protein sequence MSKSALAYVVSLILLGGAVVLGVTVGTVPISPAVIWNPSSDEAAANILWNIRMPRVVLAGLVGAALAIAGAAFQGLLKNPLADPYTLGVSSGAAVGAVMTLFFGISIPFLGLFTLPVISMIGALITMLAVMGFARLVDRSMKMETVILTGIIFSSFLGSIMSLMIALTGEELRQIIGWLLGSVSMRGWPYVQMALPFVLVGSFVLWLYRRELNAMLFGEERAQHLGVDVKKSKMAILIGGSVLTGSAVAVSGTIGFVGLVVPHITRLVWGSDHRHVLPLSFINGAALLIVCDLVARTIISPTELPIGVITAFIGAPVFAFIFFRQRRGGL
- a CDS encoding ABC transporter substrate-binding protein; amino-acid sequence: MKNIYKFGTAAGMAAIVLAGCGDGAAPVEDQDVETPAEPPSEVAEAEFPVTLVDAMGDEVVIEEEPESFVSMIPSNTEIAYELGLGEKMVGVSDFDNYPEEVADLEKIGGQEFNVEKIISLQPDVVLAHESGLGMGTEGYQQLRDAGLNVFVVENAETFDEVYETISVIGQVSGAVEAADGLIEEMEAQVAEVEELAAGVDESKSVFVEIGSEPELYTAGTGTFIHEMLTMIQAENVAGDQEGWISMDPEAVVAANPEIIITTEGGYIENAAELIKERSGYADVTAVQEDAIYELNPDTVTRPGPRLTEGLMTLAEVIYPETFSE